Proteins encoded by one window of Crassostrea angulata isolate pt1a10 chromosome 9, ASM2561291v2, whole genome shotgun sequence:
- the LOC128162484 gene encoding uncharacterized protein LOC128162484 isoform X1, with translation MKRGQFCWARLPGLPKTMMWPVRREPGSTMDSEIVYCKADNAIFTVKTSNTEELLTEHWADIGLKCLAKKKKKAMLACFKEDLHWAKECQRELDEGLETCHENICAQSDEDKDETVFDDQHGAQPDKENNNLLVDLQRTQSGDILALPDKESIETQVDGMHQTHSEDMIYSQHNKESIETQVTGLQWTHSEDMINSQPIKESIETQVEDQQGTHSEDMIYSQHIKESIETEVTGLHGTHSEDMINSQPNKERIETQVDGQQGTHSEYIIFLQPDKERIETQVDGQQRTHSEDMINSQPNKERIETQVDGQQGTHSEYIIFSQPNKERIETQVDGQQWTRSEDMINSTPNKESIETQVDGQQRTHSEDMINSQPNKERIETQVDGMHRTHSEYIIFSQPNKERIETQVDGQQWTHSEDMINSQPIKESIETQVEGQQGTHSEDMIYSQHIKESIETQVTGLHGTHSEDMINSQPNKERIETQVDGQQGTHSEYIIFSQPNIERIETQVDGQQWTRSEDMINSTPNKESIETQVDGQQRTHSEDMINSQPNKERIETQVDGMHRTHSEYIIFSQPNKERIETQVDGQQWTHSEDMINSQPIKESIETQVEDQQGTHSEDMIYSQHIKESIETQVTGLHGTHSEDMINSQPYIERIETRVDGLNGTHSDDMIYLQHNKERIETRVDGLHGTHSEDMIYLQHNKESIGTQVDGQQRTHSEDMINSQPNKERIETQINGQHGTHSEDMIYSQPDKESIETQVDGLHGTCSEDMINSQPNKESIETRVDGLHGTHSEDMIFSQPNKESMETQVDGQQLTQSEDMIYSHHNKESIKTQVGGLNGTHSEDMIYFQHNQENTEALLHDFHGTRLYDLIYSQLDKGCTEAQLDSFLGTQLDLIYSQKDKECIETQVNGLCETHSEDMIYLQHNKESIQTQVDGQHATDSEDMINSQPNQESMETQVDGLRETHSEDMIYSQHNKESIDTQVNGLHGTHSEDMINSTPNKESIETQVDGQQRTHSEDMINSQPNKERIETQIDGQQGTHSKDMINSQQNKESIVTGVDGLHGTSSEDMINSQPYIERIETRVDGLNATPSEDMIYLQHNKESIGTPVDGLHRTHSEDMMYLQPDKERIDTRVDCLHETHSENMIYSQPVSDSEDIDQYEKENVRKRKSLLGKRSKFQSELVAENSEKQEYDTNMENHSSTESLKRKKYPSGKKHLEDQTQKLKSKLNKKIDTIQQEDFNKSDRYVMECEKIDKDGESGEEIDDSEFLQRDQNIKGIYIKKYRLKKKREFRGQSKDTRIYDNTHACFFCGKVVLHIKEHLKTHKNAEEVKEIMAMDHPDFTSLRKRGDDKHNRQVLEKGEGEIILARRPTTEFDITNFGPCPDCREWVLLKSIKYHFRECTKKLEMTRRKKKDLVLQSQILAGHIKGRQSPQMMKEVFPIMSSDNVTTIAQNDRLILALGESWIKRNIGNVEKRKYYASSRMRLCARFLIQLQQLQSIQKSGSCVDSSTYDVDEIDTEMNVDKDSKQDSLWDFLRPQNFDNLVLAALKCSFPNADDDDDLLSPSNAIKLKYDLYRLVNTKWALIVKTSGSENSKEAKECKTLASLMDIEWKERVTIIARAVLSRRKFDEKKELPSPEDIEKMTMHLSKKLKETSLTSENFTRLVTIVQTRLLLYNKRRTGELEAIKVQSYASRSCGLDELDESLAKDLTDVEKHLMGTQDLMRVRGKRGRPVPVLIPPDCRKALAFLANTAQRKKAKIAEGNLYLFPNSVNGYVRAYDSLKTMCNEVCLLAPHRITSVSMRKYMATLTQMLNLDKFQMDWVCNHLGHTKSVHKEHYRQMSGLVERTQISKLLLIQDMNLTSKFRGKKLEDMDIKDIVFQDDADDEEEAGFQENLALPSDTVDATENCYLEEAGLEEEEEEEEEEDEVQTRKKVKKTTRQRWTDDEVKEIKEYFKDFLNSGTTPRSTFIDRMKQKSKVNKGVIHLRENHLIIKKISNMNHSKK, from the exons AATGCTTGGctaagaagaaaaagaaagccATGCTTGCTTGTTTTAAAGAGGATTTACATTGGGCTAAAG AATGCCAGAGAGAGCTGGATGAGGGGCTTGAGACATGCCATGAAAACATATGTGCACAGTCTGATGAAGATAAAGATGAAACAGTCTTTGATGATCAACATGGGGCACAGCCtgataaagaaaacaataatcTACTTGTTGACCTTCAAAGAACTCAGTCTGGTGACATTCTTGCACTGCCTGACAAAGAAAGCATTGAGACTCAAGTTGATGGGATGCATCAGACTCATTCTGAAGACATGATATACTCACAGCACAACAAAGAAAGCATTGAGACTCAAGTAACTGGCCTGCAGTGGACTCATTCTGAAGACATGATAAACTCTCAGCcaatcaaagaaagcattgagACTCAAGTTGAGGACCAGCAGGGGACTCATTCTGAAGACATGATATACTCACAGcacatcaaagaaagcattgagACTGAAGTAACTGGCCTGCATGGGACTCATTCTGAAGACATGATAAACTCTCAGCCAAACAAAGAAAGGATTGAGACTCAGGTTGATGGCCAGCAGGGGACTCATTCTGAATATATTATATTCTTGCAGCCCGACAAAGAAAGGATTGAGACTCAAGTTGATGGCCAGCAGAGGACTCATTCTGAAGACATGATAAACTCTCAGCCAAACAAAGAAAGGATTGAGACTCAGGTTGATGGCCAGCAGGGGACTCATTCTGAATATATTATATTCTCGCAGCCCAACAAAGAAAGGATTGAGACTCAAGTTGATGGCCAGCAGTGGACTCGTTCTGAAGACATGATAAACTCTACGCCTAACAAAGAAAGCATTGAAACTCAAGTTGATGGCCAGCAGAGGACTCATTCTGAAGACATGATAAACTCTCAGCCAAACAAAGAAAGGATTGAGACTCAGGTTGATGGGATGCATCGGACTCATTCTGAATATATTATATTCTCGCAGCCAAACAAAGAAAGGATTGAGACTCAAGTTGATGGCCAGCAGTGGACTCATTCTGAAGACATGATAAACTCTCAGCcaatcaaagaaagcattgagACTCAAGTCGAGGGCCAGCAGGGGACTCATTCTGAAGACATGATATACTCACAGcacatcaaagaaagcattgagACTCAAGTAACTGGCCTGCATGGGACTCATTCTGAAGACATGATAAACTCTCAGCCAAACAAAGAAAGGATTGAGACTCAGGTTGATGGCCAGCAGGGGACTCATTCTGAATATATTATATTCTCGCAGCCCAACATAGAAAGGATTGAGACTCAAGTTGATGGCCAGCAGTGGACTCGTTCTGAAGACATGATAAACTCTACGCCTAACAAAGAAAGCATTGAAACTCAAGTTGATGGCCAGCAGAGGACTCATTCTGAAGACATGATAAACTCTCAGCCAAACAAAGAAAGGATTGAGACTCAGGTTGATGGGATGCATCGGACTCATTCTGAATATATTATATTCTCGCAGCCAAACAAAGAAAGGATTGAGACTCAAGTTGATGGCCAGCAGTGGACTCATTCTGAAGACATGATAAATTCTCAGCcaatcaaagaaagcattgagACTCAAGTCGAGGACCAGCAGGGGACTCATTCTGAAGACATGATATACTCACAGcacatcaaagaaagcattgagACTCAAGTAACTGGCCTGCATGGGACTCATTCTGAAGACATGATAAACTCTCAGCCCTACATCGAAAGGATTGAGACTCGAGTTGATGGACTGAATGGGACTCATTCTGATGACATGATATACTTGCAGCACAACAAAGAAAGGATTGAGACTCGAGTTGATGGCCTGCATGGGACTCATTCTGAAGACATGATATACTTGCAGCACAACAAAGAAAGCATTGGGACTCAAGTTGATGGCCAGCAGAGGACTCATTCTGAAGACATGATAAACTCTCAGCCAAACAAAGAAAGGATTGAGACTCAAATTAATGGCCAGCATGGGACTCATTCTGAAGATATGATATACTCTCAGCCTGACAAAGAAAGTATTGAGACTCAAGTTGATGGCCTGCATGGAACTTGTTCTGAAGACATGATAAACTCTCAGCCAAACAAAGAAAGCATTGAGACTCGAGTTGATGGACTGCATGGGACTCATTCTGAAGATATGATATTCTCGCAACCCAACAAAGAAAGCATGGAGACTCAAGTTGATGGTCAGCAGCTGACTCAGTCTGAAGACATGATTTACTCGCATCACAACAAAGAAAGCATCAAGACTCAAGTTGGTGGTTTGAATGGGACTCATTCTGAAGACATGATATACTTTCAGCACAACCAAGAAAACACTGAGGCTCTACTACATGATTTTCATGGGACTCGGCTTTATGACTTGATTTACTCGCAGCTTGATAAAGGTTGCACTGAGGCGCAACTCGATAGTTTTCTTGGGACTCAGCTTGACCTGATTTACTCGCAGAAAGACAAAGAATGCATTGAGACTCAAGTTAATGGCCTGTGTGAGACTCATTCTGAAGACATGATATACTTGCAGCACAACAAAGAAAGCATTCAGACTCAAGTTGATGGCCAGCATGCGACTGATTCTGAAGATATGATAAACTCTCAGCCAAACCAAGAAAGCATGGAGACTCAAGTTGATGGCCTTCGTGAGACTCATTCTGAAGACATGATATACTCGCAGCACAACAAAGAAAGCATTGATACTCAAGTAAATGGCCTGCATGGAACTCATTCTGAAGACATGATAAACTCTACGCCTAACAAAGAAAGCATTGAAACTCAAGTTGATGGCCAGCAGAGGACTCATTCTGAAGACATGATAAACTCTCAGCCAAACAAAGAAAGGATTGAGACTCAAATTGATGGCCAGCAGGGGACTCATTCCAAAGACATGATAAACTCTCAGCAAAACAAAGAAAGCATTGTGACTGGAGTTGATGGACTGCATGGGACTTCATCTGAAGACATGATAAACTCTCAGCCCTACATCGAAAGGATTGAGACTCGAGTTGATGGACTGAATGCGACTCCATCTGAAGACATGATATACTTGCAGCACAACAAAGAAAGCATTGGGACTCCAGTTGATGGCCTGCATCGGACTCATTCTGAAGACATGATGTACTTGCAGCCCGACAAAGAAAGAATTGATACTCGAGTTGATTGCCTGCATGAGACTCATTCTGAAAACATGATTTACTCACAACCTGTCAGTGATTCTGAGGACATAGATcaatatgaaaaagaaaatgtgaGGAAAAGGAAAAGCCTCCTTGGAAAAAGAAGTAAATTTCAGTCAGAGTTGGTTGCTGAAAACAGTGAGAAGCAAGAGTATGATACAAACATGGAAAATCACTCTTCTACAGAATCGCTTAAGAGAAAAAAGTACCCCAGTGGAAAGAAGCATCTTGAAGATCAGACTCAAAAATTGAAGTCAAAGCTCAATAAAAAGATTGACACAATACAGCAAGAAGACTTTAATAAATCAGATAGATATGTAATGGAATGTGAAAAAATTGACAAGGATGGTGAATCTGGCGAAGAAATAGATGATTCCGAGTTTCTCCAAAGAGATCAGAATATAAAAggaatttacattaaaaaatacagattaaaaaaaaaaagggagtTTAGAGGACAGAGTAAAGATACCAGAATATACGATAATACACATGCATGCTTTTTTTGTGGGAAAGTTGTACTCCACATTAAGGAGCACTTGAAAACCCATAAAAATGCTGAAGAGGTGAAGGAGATAATGGCTATGGATCATCCCGATTTTACCTCACTAAGAAAAAGGGGAGACGACAAGCATAACCGTCAGGTTTTAGAAAAGGGTGAAGGGGAAATCATTTTAGCGAGAAGACCAACAACAGAATTTGACATAACTAATTTCGGTCCTTGTCCAGACTGCAGAGAATGGgttcttttaaaaagtattaaatatcACTTTAGAGAATGCACAAAGAAACTTGAAATGactagaaggaaaaaaaaagatctcGTGTTGCAGTCCCAGATATTGGCAGGGCATATAAAAGGAAGACAGTCACCACAGATGATGAAAGAGGTCTTTCCAATTATGTCGTCAGATAATGTGACGACAATTGCCCAGAATGATAGATTGATACTGGCTCTTGGAGAAAGCTGGATTAAAAGAAACATTGGAAATGTTGAGAAAAGGAAGTATTATGCAAGTTCTAGAATGCGTTTGTGTGCAAGATTTTTAATCCAACTACAACAACTACAATCCATTCAGAAATCAGGCTCTTGTGTTGATTCCTCCACATATGATGTTGATGAGATTGATACAGAGATGAATGTGGACAAAGATTCCAAGCAGGATAGTCTTTGGGATTTTCTAAGGCCACAGAACTTCGATAATTTGGTGCTTGCGGCTCTGAAATGTTCATTTCCAAAtgctgatgatgatgatgatctaCTTTCCCCAAGCAATGCCATCAAgttgaaatatgatttatatCGACTCGTAAACACCAAATGGGCTCTTATTGTGAAAACCAGCGGCAGTGAAAATTCTAAAGAAGCTAAAGAATGCAAAACACTTGCAAGCCTCATGGATATTGAATGGAAGGAAAGGGTTACTATTATTGCAAGAGCAGTGCTGAGTCGCAGAAAGTTTGACGAGAAAAAAGAGCTGCCATCTCCTgaagatatagaaaaaatgaCAATGCACCTTTCCAAAAAACTCAAGGAAACATCTCTAACATCAGAAAATTTCACTCGTCTGGTAACCATTGTGCAGACAAGGTTGCTCCTTTATAATAAAAGAAGAACAGGGGAACTTGAAGCCATCAA AGTGCAGAGCTATGCTTCAAGAAGCTGTGGGCTTGATGAACTTGATGAATCACTAGCTAAGGACCTTACAGATGTTGAAAAGCATTTAATGGGAACACAGGATCTGATGAGAGTGAGAGGGAAG AGAGGCAGACCTGTACCGGTGTTAATTCCTCCAGATTGTAGAAAAGCACTGGCTTTCCTAGCCAACACGGCACAgagaaaaaaagcaaaaatagcTGAGGGAAACCTGTACTTGTTCCCCAATTCTG TGAATGGCTATGTTAGGGCATATGACTCTCTGAAAACAATGTGCAATGAAGTATGCTTGTTGGCTCCTCATAGAATAACTTCAGTCTCAATGCGAAAGTATATGGCCACTCTCACACAG ATGCTGAACCTAGACAAATTCCAAATGGACTGGGTCTGTAATCATCTAGGTCACACCAAGAGTGTACACAAAGAGCATTACAGACAAATGAGTGGTTTAGTGGAAAGAACCCAAATAAGCAAACTGCTGCTTATTCAGGACATGAACTTGACCTCAAAGTTTAGAGGGAAGAAGCTAGAGGACATGGATATTAAAG ACATTGTCTTCCAAGATGATGCAGATGATGAGGAAGAAGCAGGCTTTCAAGAAAATCT GGCTCTTCCAAGTGATACAGTGGATGCCACTGAAAACTGCTATTTAGAGGAGGCAGGATTGGAAGAAGAagaggaggaggaagaggagGAGGACGAAGTTCAGACCAGGAAAAAGGTGAAGAAAACAACGCGGCAACGGTGGACTGATGATGaagtaaaagaaatcaaagagTATTTCAAAGATTTCCTGAATTCGGGTACCACCCCCAGATCAACGTTCATAGATCGAATGAAGCAGAAAAGCAAGGTCAACAAGGGGGTGATACACTTAAGAGAgaatcatttaattataaagaaaatttcaaatatgaatCATTCCAAAAAATAA